Genomic DNA from Solanum dulcamara chromosome 4, daSolDulc1.2, whole genome shotgun sequence:
TTACCCATAGAAAAAGTAATGGAacatgtttaataatgaaacaACATTAACCTccccaaaaaaaggaaaaggaaaaaaagaaaaaaacttgcATCTTATCTGATTGAAACATGCTCAATGCTTTgcttgaatataaaaaaaaattgtaacatGCACGAATAAGATTATTCACACATTCATTCTGACGAATATCCTCAATAGAGTACCCAACTAAACTGATAACCAAAATGCGGACGTAAGAAATATACCGCATACCCGTAATATCAACGTTATGGTATTTTGAGTCCTCATATTGCATTGCAATACTATTAATAGTTCAGTTCCCCATATGGTGTAATAATATGCATTTAACGAACAATACGTTTCAACACATGTACATTTGACAATTGACATTTGTAACCACATTTCAAATATTAGTCATCTAGGAGAATTATACTTCTAATAACAGAAACTAAGGATAGAAATGGCAAATAATTCAGCAATTTCAATAAATaaccttttattttattgttccccaaatacaaaaaaatcatatatttttttgtgtttcatTATGCCAGATTCAGATATTGGACAACTAGTTAGTATGGCTCGTCGTCAATTTAGCAATTCATAGACTGATTTTCGTAAGCAACGGATAACTTTTCAAATCCTAACGAGGAAAGAGAACGCATTAATGAAGTGTGTTGACAAAGATCCCAATAAAATCTCCATAGTCATTACTCATTTGCGTACCCTTCTTTCTCTCTTCACCCATTAACTCCTAGTTAGACTAAAGTTGAGATATTTTCTCTTATTTCGCCATCACAAGAGACCAATTGTgaccaaataaaaaattgaaggaCAGGTCCAAGCATTTAACATTTGTAAGATAAGGAAACCAAAATAACATTAAGGGAAAACTCGTAATACAAAGCAGAATACATGACGAACTTTGACGCTTACATCTTAAGCTAAACCTTCGTCGAATCATCCGCTAGAACAAAAACCACTAACACTATTTACAAAATTATAAGCACACAAAACAGCACCTTCCACAAGTCCACACAAAACAACATTCTCAACCAGGAACACGTCGAGGATGTCGACTAGCTACTACATTCAGACGCCTCAAgaggggtaaaaaaaaaaacaaagaaaacccGACTATATATCACAGGTCGTAAGGAGGACGAGGGCTTCTGGGTCCAACCCCACTGGCATTCTCGTATGCAAATGACGCTGATCGTCGGCGGAACCGAAATGCTTCTTTTCCAGCGGAAcctgatcatcatcatcattacacATCAAATAATTAGTCTCTCATTCTACAGAGTACTCTGCATAACCAGGTCCAAATTAAAcgatgaaaaaaatttaattccTAATGCAAAAGGTCAATTTTTGGATCCAAGTGAATAAAAAGCTAATATTGGGATCTCTTTAGTTAATTAGCTGAATTTCTAATGAGTTTCAAGAGAACTATTCCAGGGCTGAATCTTGATGAGAAATAGTTTAATTAATGATATTATTTAAAACTTCTCTGCATCATGCATTTTGCGCACTTCGCTATACATGCTACTAATTAATCAAACAGTAAAGAATGAACAGCCAGATAAACCCCAGCCCTTGTATGGTCATTCACTTTTCCTACGCTAATCAATTACTTTGATGATAGGGAGGGAATAAACTATATCTCCTGCATAGACTATAGGATTCAGTATTATTCCATGTAAGACTTGCAGACCTCATTGTTTGTAATGTTCATCTTACCGCGTCAGAGGACGGCAAGGGAGatcaagaatccaagaatacATAAACTAGTAGAGACCATTATCAAAGGACAATCAATTTGCATCTAATTTTCCCATTTGAGACTGTGTCTCGCACGAGACTGTTCTAAAATGTAAATAAGATAACACCTCTAACTCCAGCATAAACTATGGAATCTATGCTAGTACAATATATAAAACTATTTTCATTTTAGAACACACAAACTAGCTAGTAGAAACTCCTTGTATTATACTAATCACAAAGTAAATGGTTCGCCTCAATTATTCTGTTCCCCCTAGATTGTGTCTCGATCCCCCATAGGTAATCAATTAGTACTATATTTTAACAAAACTCAATTAATACTATATtttaacaaaacaaaaaagataaGAACTCCAGCATATAATATCCATTCAGCTACATAGATTTTTACAAATTGATGTTTTGACCAAAATGGAAACGTGGACCTAGTCATGAGCAGTATTAGAGGAATCAAAGTAAACTGGACCAATATCCAAAGTGTTATATGGATAGCTAGTTATTCAATTATAGGGTATATGTGTAAGCTAAGCAGCCATGCACAGTAGTCACCGTACGTATATGTGGAGGGGTGTGGCCGAACACCAATTTTGTCTTTTAAAACACATCAATGGACTCTAGAAAGAATCACTTTCTAAAGTGGACACCACCAACTTAAAATAATTGCGTCCACCTAATATACGCATTATTGCTTCGCATTATCCGCTAAATTACGTCAATTATATGAAATTACACGTTTACCCCTATACTCCATCCGCCCAAATGATTCTTCCTAAACCTCAATTTACAATAATAACCCTACAAGATTCTTCTAGATCTCTACGTCTCCTCTTTTACTGGAGGGTACTGGAGGTTAAGAATTGGTACCATCCGGCGATGCAGTGACGGCGGGAAAAACAGGTAATAGGAACGAGTCAGATCGGAAACTTATCAATGAAAAGTTGCAGCTTACCGGCAAAAGGAGATACCGGAGTAGTACCGGCCGGAGAAACGGGAGGTGAATCTCTATTCTGACTCCCGGAAGGCTTTACTATCATGATACTTCTCGTCACCTTCACCGCATCTTCAGTTGCTTCCTCAGTGAAGGATCTCGGTGTCGAAACTTCTGTTTCTGaagcaaaaggaaaaaaatgctTCATGAGAATCAAATTTGCAGAATCCTCAtataaattatcaatcaaaatcgccttattttcttctctttttgatAAGTTATATCATCCAGTTCTTATtgaggaaaaaataattttatgttttCTGCAATCAAATTGAGACAAAAATGAATTGCCTCAGATACACACAATTTTAGCCAGTTAAACTTAAATTACTGATCAGATCTCCTTGAGAAAATAATAGATAGCCATAAGTTTTACATCTATCATTGATCTtacatttaaatttatataaatcgCCCTAATTCGTGAACGTTACTAGACAGATATAATACGTTATAGTAAGTGATAATTCATATTTACTCTGACAAAAAAAAAGACGAATTTGCTAAACGAATTATAATAGATACTGTTTTTTGTTTGTTAATAGAGATTAGCAAACGCCGGCGAGAGATAGCTACAAGAGCGTACCCTTGCCGGAATTTGAACGTGGACTAAACGTAGAATACTTCCGGAGTTTCCCGAGGCCATTATCTGGCCGGGGACCGGCAACGGTATCATCCCAGAGCTTGTCAAGTAAGCTCATAGTGCAGGTTAATGAATCGGCTCACTTTAAGCGGAgaagagaaggaaaaaagaaaaatgaaaaagctACGTCCGTTGAGATAGAACTTTCTGGTATTGTTCTGTTCTACAGAGGGAGGAAGTGATGCCATGGGGAGTGATATTTATTGACGGCTGAAGCGTTAAGGCTTTTGCAGGTTTGTGAGATAAGATCGATTACAGGCCGTTGACTTTCATCTTTCAGATCTGAGATGAAAATGAACGGTCAGATTTAAGAGCACGTATATGGAGATAAGATCGACGTGACAAAGCCGGCGTCTTTCTACCTTTGGCTTTTAGCCACGTGGCTAATGAACATTGAATTGATCGGGAATGTCACGTGATCGGTCGTTATCTGCATGAAATGTCGGATATGTCCTTTATTTTATCCGGATAATGGTGTTGAACTGGATTTCGGGTACTGCATTTTTCTGCGATTGACCCGGAAATGTTGTGGAATCTGGACAAGTCGTTCGTTACCTTTTCATTCAATCGTCTCGTATATCATAAACATATAGGCTATAGCTCTTTGTTTTTATTTGAGTCAATGATTTTTCTACCTATAAATCGTATCtattcttataaaaaaaataagattgtaTGTGCATTTTTTTTCcacaaattttatttgttaGATTACTATAAATCTATTGTTGTTGTGGTGGttgttattatttataatataggttATTCTCAATTGTGTGAAAcactcttatttttattttatccctTTGAAAAGGATGaacattattttttagaaactaTTTAGTTATTCAATTCTACTTTTGTGTTTACTGATTATTCTGATAGAGAATTCACATGGTTacagaaataaatatttttaaagtgtACTTTTTATACTTATTACTAAACATATATTCAGTGTCACATGTCTTAAGGATCTTCTCTTCTTTTAACTACTCCATAATTCTTGACCAATCTAAAACTATCAAATAAATTTGAAACAAATAAAGTACATCATTTGTATTGATTTATTTAATCACTTAGTGAGTTTGAATTTGTAACATCCAATTAGAAATTTCCttgtatataaatttatatgggGTGAAATTCGAGCTAAATAAAGGGCGAATTAGGAAAAATCACGTGGGGAATATGGACAAGTCAAGATCCACTCAACATTACACAGGCACCAAGTGTTCCCACAATTATCATTAAAAAAAGTATTAATTACTTTTTCAGAGGATTTGGATCCAAAACACCTGAGTTTGGTGTAGCACATTTTGGCCCATCTAACTCCGAGAACATGAAATCATATCTACAGTCCAGTTGTTGTAAAAAGGTCTGAGATTTCCATTAATCGTTATTCAATTAATTCAAACACGAGTAAGTGAGAATCTTTAGGGAAGAGTTTCACGAATGTTGCACTATATATAGAGTTTAGTTATAAATAGTGATTCTATAATCATCTATTTTAGATCATCAATTTATCATCGACTCACTAAACAATACATTGATCTTTTATATTCTTAAGCCCTTGTGTCTTGCAATTTATTGTTCTAAATTGTCTAATTAATAAAACCAAGTTCGTCCAATAAACACTGTCAACAATCAATATCAGACCTCAAGCTCCTTCTATTCTATTCTTTtactttactatttttattcaatttcatatccactattttttctattttgttcACATTAATCAAGTACGTTAGAAAATacacaaatcatatattttcTATCATCTCAATCTCTGTCTTTgagccacatctataaatacaataataCCGTTTTAAGGGTTAACATAactctacaacaacaacatacccaatggaatcccactaagtggggtctggggagggtagagtgtacgcagaccttaccactacctcgaggaggtagagaggctgtttccgaaagaccctcggctcaagtgccTCAAATCCAAGCAACAGAatagaaattaattaagaaaatattgaaTTACTCAAATGTCATTCTAAAATTTGTGCATCACTTGTGATTCACTTTCCTTCTCCCTTATAGCTTCACCCTTATCATGACCCACTTCAAACTAAGGACCTTCACCAAAGGCAAGGTCAGCAAACAATTACATTTTTGAGGATGGGGTTGTTAAGAACTTTGTCTTTAGCTTGGAGAAGTAAACAATATCAAAAGTAAAAGGCAGATGTAGATAAATGTAATATACCAATACCATACGCTTTTGAACAAAATTAATTCTTTTGCCAGATAACTATAAAAGCAAATACTATATTCATTGGAGAGCAAAGTTTCTCCTATTTCTTGTTATTATAAAACACACTGATAGGAAAGCGTGACTTAATGAATTAAATATGTCTTGAACTATCCTATGTCCACAAAAAATattccaatttttttaaaaagggatCACTAAGAGAAATGTTAGCAAGGGCACGAAACCACCACAACTGAAATAACTTCAAAGCTGAAAGTCCGAAACAACTGACCCGTAGTAACAATAGAGAAAAAAGTCCCGTGGCTGATCAATCTCATATATGTCATCCTCCAGCACAGAGAAGCCAGTTTTATAGCACTTTGCCAAtagacaaagaagaagaaaatcggcatGCAATGTTGTTAATTGCTCAGAGGAGGATTGCAGTTTACGAATAGCAGTCAGCATTGGAGCCACACCACGAATTGGAGTTTCCAGTAAGATAACTTGATCCTTAAACCTTTTACAAACAGAAATGAATTTATTGGGCGCCAAATAGATTTGCTCTGCAGAACAAGAATTGATAAATCTAGCGACAGAAACAAGCAGTTCATTAACTTGCTCCTTTGCAACTGGGAATGACATGCATGCTTCCAGAATATAGagttttaaaggtgtgaatggaaaataaaaaattgtgatATTTACGAaagattgtgatttttttaaagAGTTGTGACCGTtccgaaaggttgtgactttccAAAATATTGTGAATTTTTTAAAGAGTTGTGACCATtccgaaaggttgtgacttttccaaaaaaaaatgtgatttttttgAAGAGTTGCAACTTTTatgaaagattgtgattttTGCGAAGGGTTGTGACTTTCCTGATAAGCTACAATAAACACATGTTCACACTATCCTTTGTTATTTATAGATAGAgtatttttctctcattttaaaAACATTGAATTTCTCCCTATTCTGGATATATTTTCCGACAAACAAaattgagtctttgtgtgatttcgtTATGGCTTTTGAGTTTgcttaaattattgaattttgaggtaccgctacttctttaatagtttatccattttatcttggAGGAAATAATTCATAACCTCAGATACcgtgaggggattaaatttttttaaggaCATACAGTAAATTTTATGAACttgcatttatttttttcatctttattgtttttGATTAATTAACTTTGACGGAGGAATAAAAAAATAGACATTCCACTACAGAAGAATAAATGCCGTCCATAACCACGAATTTACCAGGGAGGGCTGAAGAAAGTATCTAGCCAAGCCCAAGAGGCAAATTACAATTTGGGGACTGTATTTTGTATCgtcatataattaaaatgacCATTATGCTACTTGTAgttatatttatttcaaaaggaaaaagaaacagCATTATCTACGCCGTCTTTTTTCCATAAGCTGTGTGTTGATGTTAACCAAAGTTATATTATACCAGTATACCTACTTATCtatcaaaaaattaattctGAATAATGTCAATCATGCCATACTTAGTAGGTGTAGGTCCCTTTTAGGGCCAAACCATTTCTTTTGTGTgtgtttttgttttctttaatatttgatatttatattgagCTTCGATTAAATTTAGATTCATAtcgaattattttattttgagggtaAAGCGATTCCTAACAACACTTGTTGGTAAAACCAAGGGCCAAGTAGAAGTGAATCTATCAAGGGTCGAAAGAGAAGCGAATGAACTTCTTTCgatgaaaaattatataatttatacataattaaaataattatttatttatatataatagatattgaattatctatttattttttatattttaaactttgtTAGTGAAAACTGAGCAAACCATTTCAATAGCTTAGAAAGGTCAAAGATGCACTCCTCTATTATTCTAATATAAATCCTTACCTAATCAGTAATGCCCTTTTGTTTTATATAAGCTATACATGTGTTTTAATAATTAGGCAAGTGGTGCTATACCTTTAATTATAAGCAAACCGACCTTTCAAGTTATGGTTCAAATTCTCTCTTGTTGGGGCCTTGCGGGATACTGATCAAGCATGTGAGCTCCACCAAGCTTCCATTGGGCCGCACTTCTTGCCCGTTTAACCATGGATAATTTTtcagaattcaaattaaaaattgaaaaaaacttttaaaaagataagagataatttcaaatttatataataaactaattaattaaaaataaatatattcatattttatttacataaaaaatagtcaaaatcatagaaaatataccgTAACTATGCACtgattatacaatatagattatttatacatgagctatacaccgaatatatattatgatacattcaaaaactgaatatagtTTGACTATACATGCCTATATAGCGAATGaccatttttttgataattaatttgGCCGAATGGCCACTGGGTGTAATTTGTCCAAAATAATTTTCACTCCAAATCActcacaaaaatttaaaaataattttaattgatatttattttcaaatgctattttcaacttgaaaataaaTACTAATTTTACAATTTAATGTCCAAACCCTCTATTTGGGgcacattttgaatttttgaacgTATTTTTACTTCTTTCTCTATCATTCGCGGAGGAAGAATCATTATGTTTGATGGAATAAAATCTTTCATGATTATATATTGTTATTAGCCTGATTAATATAATCTCCCTATTGATTCTACTTTACTTATATTGTCTGCCCATTTAGTCCAACGTTAGAGTCCAATTATTTACGTACTGTAttgcataaaattcaaatgCTTGGTCTGACTTGTTAATAAATTTTTATCATGTCTAAGGGGCATTAATCATGAACCTCAAAGTTTATATACCAATAAATGGAAACAACAATATCTCAACTACTTTGACATTTAAAAGACCCCCTAAACCACAAGAATCTTGTGACCACCGTTTGATCAACTATACCTAAATTGTGATTTGGACAACTCTTAATAGTGAAGACTTGACTTTTGAGGGCACTGATAAGTTCATCTTCCATATTACACTATAAGTGATAGCCATTATCAATATAGGTCCTATGTCATGCTCATGGATCTTTAGATTCTACTTCAAGGTTTGTGCATAAATTAAAGATCCATCCCACCCCACCACCACAAAACTCTTTAGCTTGTGGGTTCTTATACCTTTTTTTTCTTGGCTAATAGTCGAAAGTGCAACTTCATAATAAAGGTAgatctaaaatttaaaatttatatattattttcaaattagtatataatatttttttcgttttaaattttttggcctattttaaTTGGGCacggaattttaaaaaaataaaaaaaacttttgaatcttgtggtctaaCATCATTATGtagtaaaaaagaagaagaaacattaGTGGGTAGGGAAAAGTGATAATAGACAACCACAAACTCACAAACTATTTCACAACattcccccttggatgtccacatGTAATGtacctcattaaaaactttacaagaaataatatacatagttatatTGAACACGCATAGATGTTAtacctcgttaaaaccttactaggaaaaacccagtgagAAAAATcatagtgaaggaaaaagagtacacatatctgctAATACGCCTtaattgctgcctcattaaaaaccttactaggaaaaccCAATGGGACAAAACTTTGGTtaaagaaaaagagtacaacgcgtcTTTTACTCTCTCTGATGAgaacatcacttaatatctcgaagatgacgcattctaattttgtatctcattttctcaaatattgaagtcggcaatgccttggtaaacatatctgctaaattgtcacttgaacgaacttgttggacatctatttcacccttcttttgaagatcatgagtaaaagagaattttggtgaaatatatattttgttctgtctcctttgatgcatcctcccttcagttgagctatacatgcagcattgtcttcatactaTATTGTTAGaacgtctcttttcaaagaaatgccacatgtttcttgaatgtattgagttattgatcttaaccaaacacattctcgacttgcttcataaatgacttatctctgcatgatttgaaaaaatggcaaccatagtttgctttgttaaacgccatgatatagctgtaccaccacatgtaaataaatagtttgtctgcgatcgacctttatggggatcagacaaatatcctgCATCTGCGTAAtcaatcaattgtgacgtggattcatttgagtaaaataatctcatatcaatggtccctcggaggtatctaaatatatgcttaattctaTTCCAATGTCTTCGTgttggagaagaactaaatcttgcttaCAAGCTTACAGAGAAAGCTATATTTGGTCTAGAattattggcaagatacattaatgcaccaattgcattAAGATATAGTATTTCAACACCAACAagtttttcatcattttcatgaggtcgaaaaggatatttattaatatcaagagatatCACAACCATTGAGGTATTCAATgaatgtgctttatccatataaaacttctttaaaatattttatgtatatgttAATTGATGGACtaatatctcatttgcaaaatgttcaatttgtagaccaagataaaattttgtctttccgggtctttcatttcaaactatTTTTTCAGACATTTCACTGCCTTTAAAAGTTCTTTCGGAGTttcaataatattaaaatcatcaacatatactgttattatgacaaattcagattcaGACATTTTTATAAAGACACAAGGACAAATTGAATCATTTCTAATCCATTCTtgtagcaaatattcgctaagacggtTGTACCACATGCGTCCTAATTGTTTCAATCCGTATaaggatttctgaagctttattgaataattttctttagaatccttgtatgcttcaggaaCTTTGAATTCTtcagaaattttcataaaaatatcgtggtCCAATAAGCCATATAAATAAGAAGTGATCACGTTCATTAGGTGcatttcaagtttttcattaactgtcaaattcattagatacctgaaggtaattgcatccaccacaagggaatatgtttccatatagtcaatgtgaggtctttgcgaaaaaccttgaGCTACAAGTCGTGTTTTATATCCCACGACTTTacctttttattttgtttacgCACAAAAAACTATTTGTatcctactggcttgacacatTTAGGTGTTTGGATTATTGATCCTAaaacttcacatttttcaagTGAAATTAATCTGCTTGATTTGCATCCTTCCATTTtcgccaatcatttctctgtctacattaatcgacagattttggtttaAGATCCtcatcttgttgcattatttcaatgacaacattataagcaaaaatattatcgaccacaatatcatttcagTTCCACCTTTTTCATGTctagacataacttattgagatttctccattctcattattttcaggtacttggacctccttgatggtatcaccatttgttatTTCTCTGGGctcttatgttctccccctaatgttgggtatactgattcatcaaaatgacaatcagcgaatcttgccgtaaataaatctccagtcataggtttcaaatatttataatagaaggagattcacacccaacatatattcccaaccttctttggggatcCATCTTTGTGCagtgcggtggagcaattgggac
This window encodes:
- the LOC129886137 gene encoding dormancy-associated protein homolog 3, which produces MSLLDKLWDDTVAGPRPDNGLGKLRKYSTFSPRSNSGKETEVSTPRSFTEEATEDAVKVTRSIMIVKPSGSQNRDSPPVSPAGTTPVSPFAGSAGKEAFRFRRRSASFAYENASGVGPRSPRPPYDL
- the LOC129884662 gene encoding COP9 signalosome complex subunit 3-like, with protein sequence MSFPVAKEQVNELLVSVARFINSCSAEQIYLAPNKFISVCKRFKDQVILLETPIRGVAPMLTAIRKLQSSSEQLTTLHADFLLLCLLAKCYKTGFSVLEDDIYEIDQPRDFFLYCYYGSVVSDFQL